Proteins encoded in a region of the Zea mays cultivar B73 chromosome 4, Zm-B73-REFERENCE-NAM-5.0, whole genome shotgun sequence genome:
- the LOC100217131 gene encoding Hydroxyproline O-galactosyltransferase HPGT1-like: protein MQIREGPARRQAPSAAGALRSPLSAMMLAMFATMASFYVAGRLWQDAQNRVYLIKELDRRTGQGQSAISVDDTLKVVACRQQGKRLASLEMELAAAKHEGFVGKYTPETNGTHSGKKPLVVIGIMTSFGRKNYRDAVRKSWLPTGSMLKKLEEEKGIVVRFVVGRSANRGDTFDREIDDENRSTKDFLILDDHIESDEELPKKTKSFFANAANTFDAAFYAKVNDDIYINVDTLSAMLETHWDKPRVYIGCMKSGEVFSDSTHKWYEPDWWKFGDGKSYFRHASSEMFVISRAIAQFISINKSVLRTYAHDDVSVGSWMIGLAVKHVNEAKLCCSSWPSGAMCSAL, encoded by the exons ATGCAGATCCGGGAGGGCCCGGCGCGGCGGCAGGCGCCGTCGGCCGCGGGGGCGCTGCGGTCGCCGTTGTCCGCCATGATGCTCGCCATGTTCGCTACCATGGCCTCCTTCTACGTCGCCGGACG ATTGTGGCAGGATGCTCAGAACCGAGTCTACCTCATTAAGGAGCTAGACAGACGAACAGGCCAG GGACAATCAGCAATATCTGTGGATGATACCTTGAAGGTTGTTGCATGCAG GCAGCAAGGGAAGCGGTTGGCATCGCTTGAGATGGAGCTGGCTGCAGCAAAGCATGAAGGTTTTGTTGGCAAATATACTCCCGAGACAAATGGAACTCATTCTGGGAAAAAGCCACTGGTTGTTATTGGAATAATGACTAGCTTTGGGAGGAAAAACTACCGTGATGCTGTCAGGAAATCATGGCTTCCGACAG GTTCAATGTTGAAGAAACTAGAAGAAGAAAAAGGCATTGTAGTACGTTTTGTTGTTGGAAGAAG TGCAAATCGAGGAGATACTTTTGATAGGGAGATCGATGACGAAAATAGGAGCACCAAGGATTTCTTGATATTG GATGATCATATAGAGTCAGATGAAGAGCTTCCTAAGAAGACAAAAAGTTTCTTTGCTAATGCAGCAAATACATTCGATGCTGCATTTTATGCTAAGGTCAATGATGATATATACATAAACGTTG ACACTTTAAGTGCAATGCTCGAAACTCACTGGGACAAGCCCCGTGTATATATAGGTTGCATGAAATCGGGCGAGGTTTTCTCTGACTC AACCCACAAGTGGTATGAACCAGACTGGTGGAAATTTGGTGATGGGAAATC GTACTTCCGGCACGCTTCTAGTGAAATGTTTGTCATATCAAGGGCCATTGCTCAGTTCATTTCTATAAACAA GTCTGTTCTCCGGacatatgcccatgatgatgttAGTGTAGGATCGTGGATGATTGGCCTTGCTGTGAAGCATGTAAATGAAGCAAAGCTGTGCTGTTCATCGTGGCCCTCAG GTGCAATGTGTTCAGCGCTATAA